Proteins encoded within one genomic window of Callithrix jacchus isolate 240 chromosome 11, calJac240_pri, whole genome shotgun sequence:
- the LOC144578245 gene encoding uncharacterized protein LOC144578245 yields the protein MRFPEWEWSVAERGPERQRDRDRGRIYLTRKQLRAKEPLSEEYPWEIKSWLCPFCPGHSSQPGQFISTFCQNLERMQSNQEQTAPASGETVMSSDITGKTTNQGQGDQSPAALPEDPRQRPHFRPQASMGCRLLCYALLCLLGAVPMDTGVTQTPKHLVMGMIDEKSLQCEQHLGHNVMYWYKQKAKKPPELMFIYNYEEISVNESVPSHFSPECPDSSHLYLHLHALQPEDSALYLCASSQDTALQSHRFPVQKPLGPGRKLWGAQRAWSTLFWLNPHMMEREQASHQMSRLRGY from the exons ATGAGATTCCCTGAATGGGAGTGGTCTGTTGCTGAGAGGGGTCCTGAAAGACAGCGGGACAGAGATAGAGGGAGGATCTACCTAACGAGGAAGCAGCTGAGAGCAAAGGAGCCCCTGTCAGAGGAATATCCTTGGGAAATAAAAAGCTGGCTCTGCCCTTTCTGCCCAGGCCATTCATCCCAACCCGGCCAATTCATATCTACCTTCTGTCAGAACTTAGAGAGGATGCAAAGCAATCAGGAGCAAACAGCCCCTGCGTCTGGGGAAACTGTCATGAGCAGTGACATCACAGGAAAAACCACCAACCAGGGCCAAGGAGACCAGAGCCCAGCCGCTCTCCCAGAGGATCCCAGGCAGAGGCCCCATTTCAGACCCCAGGCTAGCATGGGCTGCAGGCTGCTCTGCTATGCGCTGCTCTGTCTCCTGGGAGCAG TCCCCATGGACACCGGAGTTACCCAGACACCAAAACACCTGGTCATGGGAATGATAGATGAGAAGTCTTTGCAATGTGAACAACACCTGGGGCACAATGTTATGTACTGGTACAAGCAGAAAGCTAAGAAGCCACCAGAGCTCATGTTTATCTACAACTATGAGGAAATCTCTGTAAATGAAAGTGTGCCCAGTCACTTCTCACCTGAATGCCCCGACAGCTCTCACTTATACCTTCACCTACATGCCCTGCAGCCGGAAGACTCGGCCCTATATCTCTGCGCCAGCAGCCAAGACACAGCATTGCAGAGTCACCGTTTTCCTGTGCAGAAACCTTTGGGGCCTGGCAGGAAGCTGTGGGGAGCACAGAGGGCTTGG